The following are encoded in a window of Rubellicoccus peritrichatus genomic DNA:
- a CDS encoding major capsid protein has translation MPKQFITLQDIHSLNGTVGPLIEENIEVAPVVARTPVKRMDGLEYTQPVRKTRPSGGFTNVGEGIQVTAGSYDNIKFNCKHMEAQLEVIESVIKAHQANGTPVEDILTGEASALMKDQLVDLDLQFFKGALSGVTGANKGFPGLQQMVDDSMTFGAGGTSSTLTSAYIVFEDIDHGVSFLMPNGHEISLSPWQFGQLVVLGSRTNGTLQKTNGYSSGLTGYLGLKAVKPERCIARVCNMDKNNPLDDTIGELVRSMFKAGYKPTVCYMNPMSVFWLQKGRSATVVHNNPGAKTESGGRDLISPRPTDVGGIPIVETDSLTQDESEVADANARTSDLL, from the coding sequence ATGCCAAAACAATTTATAACTCTACAAGACATTCATTCCTTGAATGGCACGGTTGGACCTCTCATTGAAGAAAACATTGAGGTGGCACCAGTCGTTGCACGAACACCGGTCAAACGTATGGACGGGCTCGAATACACTCAGCCAGTGCGTAAGACTCGCCCTTCTGGCGGCTTCACGAACGTTGGTGAAGGTATCCAGGTCACTGCTGGTTCCTATGATAACATCAAGTTCAACTGTAAGCACATGGAAGCACAGTTGGAAGTTATCGAGTCCGTTATTAAAGCTCACCAAGCGAATGGAACACCTGTTGAAGACATCCTTACTGGTGAAGCCAGCGCATTGATGAAGGATCAGTTGGTTGACCTTGATCTGCAGTTCTTCAAGGGGGCGCTCTCAGGTGTGACCGGTGCCAACAAGGGCTTTCCTGGACTTCAACAGATGGTTGATGACTCCATGACCTTTGGTGCCGGTGGAACAAGTAGCACGCTGACCAGTGCTTACATTGTCTTTGAAGATATTGATCATGGTGTGTCATTCCTGATGCCCAATGGTCATGAGATCAGCTTGTCACCTTGGCAATTCGGTCAGTTGGTTGTTTTGGGAAGCCGAACCAACGGAACCTTGCAGAAGACCAATGGTTACAGCTCTGGCCTTACTGGTTATCTTGGCCTCAAAGCTGTAAAACCAGAACGCTGCATTGCTCGTGTCTGCAACATGGACAAGAACAACCCGCTCGATGACACCATCGGTGAACTGGTCCGTTCGATGTTTAAGGCCGGTTACAAGCCAACGGTATGTTACATGAACCCAATGTCTGTCTTCTGGTTGCAGAAGGGACGTTCTGCCACGGTTGTTCATAACAACCCAGGTGCGAAAACTGAATCCGGAGGGCGCGATCTTATTTCTCCACGTCCGACTGATGTTGGAGGAATTCCAATTGTTGAAACGGATTCACTGACTCAGGACGAAAGCGAAGTCGCTGACGCTAACGCTCGCACCTCTGACTTGCTCTAG
- a CDS encoding helix-turn-helix domain-containing protein yields MKDQYQREIKWSEEDGCFLGRCPDLFLGGCHGDTEEEVREQLDEIIADAIKDYQKKGKPLPEPSKRPARASGALPAREAVGVNQVKFAEAIGVPVATIRNWEQERTKPSGAAKTLLHVLEKHPEITRELVVK; encoded by the coding sequence ATGAAAGACCAATACCAACGAGAAATCAAATGGAGCGAGGAAGATGGATGCTTTCTCGGGCGTTGCCCTGATCTGTTTCTTGGTGGTTGCCACGGCGACACCGAGGAAGAGGTGAGAGAGCAGCTTGACGAGATCATTGCAGATGCAATAAAGGACTATCAGAAGAAGGGTAAACCACTGCCAGAACCCAGCAAGAGACCAGCCAGGGCTTCTGGGGCGTTACCTGCACGTGAAGCAGTAGGAGTGAACCAAGTTAAGTTCGCTGAAGCAATTGGTGTCCCTGTGGCAACTATTCGCAATTGGGAGCAGGAGAGAACCAAACCTTCTGGGGCGGCAAAGACGCTCCTACATGTCTTGGAAAAGCATCCTGAAATTACACGAGAGTTAGTCGTGAAATAA
- a CDS encoding PEP-CTERM sorting domain-containing protein (PEP-CTERM proteins occur, often in large numbers, in the proteomes of bacteria that also encode an exosortase, a predicted intramembrane cysteine proteinase. The presence of a PEP-CTERM domain at a protein's C-terminus predicts cleavage within the sorting domain, followed by covalent anchoring to some some component of the (usually Gram-negative) cell surface. Many PEP-CTERM proteins exhibit an unusual sequence composition that includes large numbers of potential glycosylation sites. Expression of one such protein has been shown restore the ability of a bacterium to form floc, a type of biofilm.) produces MAIVNIVLSDDGVNLTMTAQGSLDFSSLTPVDSSTPLGANAYVSPGFKVYGWDYGADGGDRYAVSVSGTLTGMGQTNNPADAVGTTTPFAVIGDAMSNNVFVYVPPGSPKTIAGIDNTATFNGVTLSSLGMVAGESITFSWADDSIQVMTVPEPSSYALVASLLAVACLALRRCC; encoded by the coding sequence ATGGCCATAGTGAACATTGTGCTATCCGATGATGGGGTCAACTTGACCATGACCGCCCAAGGCAGCCTCGACTTTAGCAGCTTGACGCCCGTCGATTCAAGTACTCCTCTCGGGGCCAATGCCTACGTGTCGCCTGGTTTTAAGGTCTATGGTTGGGACTATGGTGCTGACGGCGGAGACCGCTATGCGGTTAGCGTCTCTGGAACGCTCACAGGAATGGGCCAGACCAACAACCCAGCTGATGCCGTAGGCACGACAACCCCGTTTGCAGTGATTGGCGACGCCATGAGCAACAATGTCTTTGTCTACGTGCCCCCTGGATCGCCCAAGACAATAGCAGGCATTGACAACACGGCTACGTTCAATGGCGTTACTTTGAGCAGCCTTGGCATGGTGGCTGGTGAGTCGATCACCTTTTCATGGGCCGATGATTCGATCCAGGTCATGACCGTGCCAGAACCTTCTTCTTATGCATTGGTGGCCAGTTTACTGGCTGTCGCTTGTCTGGCGCTGCGTCGATGCTGCTAG
- a CDS encoding type II toxin-antitoxin system HicA family toxin, translating to MPRKVRELLKAYRKAGAAIDTASGKGSHRKITHSDYSGMVIVSGKDGEDAKPYQEKDLKKFLEDIK from the coding sequence ATGCCAAGGAAAGTCAGAGAGTTACTAAAAGCCTATCGCAAAGCTGGTGCAGCTATTGACACTGCTTCTGGAAAGGGTAGTCATCGCAAGATAACACACTCTGACTATTCAGGCATGGTAATCGTAAGCGGTAAGGATGGCGAAGACGCAAAGCCTTATCAGGAGAAAGACCTTAAGAAATTCTTGGAGGACATAAAATGA
- a CDS encoding NlpC/P60 family protein, protein MKYYFNNPERIEALHSECESWLGTRFAQGLSEKGEGVDCVRFVIAVLNASGVPVSQLGTLPAYSVHEGRHSEHTALLRWLAEDDNAKQHLEHVEDIQAGDLLACKIRRGANHLGIAHDKKTMWHCDMRSGVRHISLMPFKHIYAYRLLNNFDQ, encoded by the coding sequence ATGAAGTATTACTTTAATAATCCTGAACGTATTGAAGCACTTCATTCTGAGTGTGAATCATGGTTAGGCACTCGCTTTGCTCAAGGGCTGAGTGAAAAGGGTGAGGGTGTTGATTGTGTGCGTTTCGTTATTGCGGTTTTAAATGCCTCTGGTGTGCCTGTTTCACAGTTGGGCACCTTACCGGCCTATTCAGTTCATGAAGGCCGTCACAGCGAGCATACAGCGCTTCTAAGATGGCTTGCTGAAGATGATAATGCAAAGCAACACCTTGAACATGTAGAAGACATACAAGCAGGTGATTTATTAGCCTGTAAGATTCGCCGTGGAGCAAATCACCTTGGTATCGCTCATGATAAAAAGACAATGTGGCATTGTGATATGAGATCAGGAGTTCGCCATATTTCCCTAATGCCTTTCAAACACATTTACGCGTATCGCCTACTCAACAATTTTGACCAATGA
- a CDS encoding head maturation protease, ClpP-related: MKNWFEIKNTAKSDTAEIYIFDEIGLWGITAKDFISELKQVKASNIHLHINSPGGSVFDGQAIHNAIKNNSAHVTTYVDGIAASIASVIALAGDTVFMPENALLMIHNPSGGCLGESQDMRKLADALDKIRDSIATVYMNKTGKSEEEIIEMMDAETWLTAAEALEAGFIDTVSDPVEMAANFSSEHFKNAPVRLHEAVSRFTNLNTNHSIMDKEIENKNKEIERLTNENKQLLKDAENHTSAIEAAKAEVPEATATELAEAKNQVTTLTKERDTEKTRADAAEKSVTDISATLAEAGIKAEEGKSLTSDQVRAGIDTRASAKAQQICAQQGVDYELPTQAAENAGNSEQEPNSKLEGIDQTKAIFRKQLQAIQKAQFSVSPPNS, from the coding sequence ATGAAAAACTGGTTTGAAATAAAGAACACTGCCAAGAGCGATACTGCAGAGATTTATATCTTTGATGAGATTGGTCTCTGGGGAATCACGGCCAAGGATTTCATCTCTGAGTTGAAGCAGGTTAAGGCCTCCAACATTCATCTGCATATCAATTCACCAGGAGGCAGTGTCTTTGATGGTCAGGCAATTCACAATGCGATCAAGAATAACTCGGCACATGTTACGACTTATGTTGATGGAATTGCTGCCTCTATTGCTTCTGTGATCGCTCTAGCGGGTGACACGGTGTTCATGCCAGAGAATGCCTTACTGATGATTCATAATCCATCAGGCGGTTGCCTTGGTGAATCTCAGGACATGCGAAAGCTGGCTGATGCTCTGGATAAGATCCGAGATTCTATTGCTACGGTTTACATGAACAAGACAGGAAAGTCTGAGGAGGAAATCATTGAGATGATGGATGCTGAGACATGGCTGACTGCAGCAGAAGCACTGGAAGCAGGTTTCATTGATACAGTTTCTGATCCTGTCGAGATGGCAGCAAATTTTTCATCGGAGCACTTCAAGAATGCACCGGTTAGACTTCACGAAGCGGTAAGCCGCTTCACCAACCTCAATACTAATCATTCCATTATGGATAAAGAAATCGAAAATAAGAATAAAGAGATTGAGCGGCTTACCAATGAGAATAAGCAGCTCTTGAAGGATGCAGAAAATCATACCTCTGCAATCGAAGCAGCTAAGGCTGAAGTTCCGGAAGCAACTGCGACTGAACTTGCTGAAGCCAAGAATCAAGTTACCACGCTGACAAAGGAACGTGACACTGAGAAGACACGTGCTGATGCCGCTGAGAAATCAGTAACAGATATTTCAGCTACTCTTGCTGAAGCTGGTATCAAAGCTGAAGAAGGCAAGAGTCTTACTTCTGATCAGGTCAGAGCTGGTATCGACACAAGAGCCAGTGCCAAAGCTCAACAAATCTGTGCTCAACAGGGCGTGGATTATGAACTGCCAACTCAAGCTGCTGAGAACGCTGGTAACTCTGAGCAAGAACCCAATTCCAAGCTGGAAGGCATCGATCAAACCAAAGCGATTTTCCGCAAGCAACTGCAAGCAATCCAGAAAGCACAATTTAGCGTATCACCGCCTAACTCATAA
- a CDS encoding phage BR0599 family protein, with the protein MTYLENITVNTENLNLLMLPPAWETPPTIVYRMESEVSESVTGVEHRRKQRLTPRMTLRYDSVVSSSDAQTLRGFLGSMDSTRTIIPFWPDWMDAGTWNNRIHDSQISVGWNDDYDFENVQVNSSNGLPPGFNKAPCLVGRLDRPDLLALDGETCRVSLRLEEDGDYPVTLRGTAPSAWEWEPDWVEPPTESTRDLLAYERMGRGRKKQVQGTAAIRYEQTAMFTLEREALTSLLAFWFARAGAYEAFDAPAWFTPGEVGTPFSPISFNEIASTGQARFSGDLSVEYIDPDICKVEITLEQVFDDASSGERPDYAFLYKLERGDSVYRLTEWEEDVSTIDGTFTPARITHDEVRTSLDPVQDSTRISVSLDDCPILFKLAQGEHEEPVKVTIYEANLDDTPPITPKVLYLGRLRRPTFIQNVMDAEVSWLGGMLNKSTPAFNLTTTCNYPFLSEGCTRRRPTDMTQAKWKTTGTIHEHGSIRNAVILRSVSTPTLPGSVTIQPTQDDYYLGGWFVCGSGDDKQSRMVIQSEWQGSDLVLWLSRPLLWSVLTEGSTGEAFPGCNGAYSTCRDKFTNDESFGGCPQMPSHLLVQNASSPSRGAGK; encoded by the coding sequence ATGACTTACCTAGAAAATATTACAGTTAACACTGAGAATTTGAATTTGCTGATGTTGCCTCCTGCATGGGAGACACCGCCAACCATCGTGTATCGAATGGAAAGCGAAGTCAGTGAAAGTGTCACTGGTGTTGAGCATCGTCGAAAGCAGCGCCTTACACCAAGAATGACACTGCGTTATGATTCTGTAGTGAGTTCATCAGACGCACAGACTTTACGTGGTTTTCTTGGGTCCATGGATTCCACACGAACGATCATTCCATTTTGGCCTGATTGGATGGATGCCGGAACATGGAATAATCGCATACATGATTCACAGATTTCTGTTGGTTGGAATGATGACTACGATTTTGAAAATGTGCAGGTTAATTCATCCAATGGATTACCTCCAGGCTTTAATAAGGCACCTTGCTTAGTTGGTCGACTGGATAGGCCAGATCTATTGGCTCTGGATGGTGAAACTTGCAGGGTCAGCTTACGCCTTGAAGAGGATGGAGATTACCCTGTAACGCTACGAGGGACTGCACCTAGTGCGTGGGAATGGGAACCTGATTGGGTGGAGCCACCGACAGAATCAACTCGTGATCTGCTAGCATACGAACGCATGGGGCGAGGCCGTAAGAAGCAGGTTCAAGGCACGGCTGCAATACGCTATGAACAAACAGCAATGTTTACTTTGGAACGGGAGGCGCTGACCTCATTACTGGCTTTCTGGTTCGCGAGGGCAGGGGCCTATGAAGCTTTTGATGCACCAGCCTGGTTTACACCTGGTGAAGTTGGAACACCGTTTTCACCAATTTCATTTAATGAAATTGCTAGCACTGGTCAGGCTCGTTTTTCTGGCGATTTATCAGTAGAGTATATAGATCCAGATATTTGCAAAGTTGAGATCACACTTGAGCAAGTCTTTGATGATGCCAGCAGTGGTGAGCGCCCGGACTATGCATTTCTCTATAAGCTAGAACGTGGTGATTCTGTTTATCGATTAACAGAATGGGAAGAGGATGTTTCAACCATTGATGGCACATTCACACCTGCTCGTATTACTCATGATGAAGTTCGAACGAGTCTTGATCCTGTTCAGGATAGCACACGCATATCTGTATCTTTGGACGATTGCCCGATACTTTTCAAACTGGCTCAAGGTGAGCATGAAGAACCTGTTAAAGTCACGATCTATGAAGCCAATTTGGATGATACTCCACCAATAACTCCCAAAGTGCTTTATCTTGGGCGCTTACGTCGACCAACATTCATTCAGAATGTTATGGATGCGGAAGTGTCATGGCTGGGTGGAATGCTTAACAAATCAACACCAGCATTCAATCTAACCACAACCTGCAATTATCCATTCCTCAGTGAAGGTTGCACACGCCGTCGACCAACTGACATGACTCAAGCCAAGTGGAAAACAACCGGCACGATTCACGAGCATGGCAGTATTCGAAATGCGGTTATCCTTCGCAGTGTCTCAACACCCACTTTGCCTGGAAGTGTAACCATCCAACCAACGCAGGATGATTACTATCTTGGTGGTTGGTTTGTATGTGGCTCTGGTGATGACAAGCAAAGCCGGATGGTGATTCAAAGTGAATGGCAGGGTAGTGATCTTGTGCTATGGTTGTCTCGTCCCTTGCTTTGGTCGGTTCTAACCGAAGGCTCAACCGGTGAAGCCTTCCCAGGTTGCAATGGTGCTTACTCAACCTGCCGTGATAAGTTTACCAATGATGAAAGCTTTGGTGGTTGTCCTCAAATGCCAAGTCATCTGTTGGTTCAGAATGCAAGTTCACCAAGTAGAGGTGCGGGCAAATGA